A stretch of Haemorhous mexicanus isolate bHaeMex1 chromosome 32, bHaeMex1.pri, whole genome shotgun sequence DNA encodes these proteins:
- the LOC132340607 gene encoding serine/threonine-protein kinase PAK 3-like: MVGTAHWMAPEVVTRSPYGPKVDIWAFGIVTIEMVEGEPPYFRETGAMARALIRQNGTPQLQEPRRLSALLRDFLECSLEPDEERRWAAQELLQHPFLSSAKPLSSLTPVITAAKKLREQRRR, from the exons ATGGTGGGCACTGCTCACTGGATGGCCCCAGAAGTTGTGACCAGATCTCCTTATGGCCCCAAGGTGGACATCTGGGCCTTTGGCATTGTGACCATCgagatggtggaaggagaaCCTCCTTACTTCAGGGAAACGGGGGCCATG gctcgCGCTCTGATCCGGCAGAACGGGACcccgcagctgcaggagccccggcGCCTGTCGGCTCTGCTGCGGGACTTCCTCGAGTGCAGCCTGGAGCCGGACGAGGAGCGgcgctgggctgcccaggagctgctgcag CACCCATTTTTGTCATCAGccaagcctctctccagcctgacccctgTGATCACTGCAGCGAAGAAACTGAGGGAGCAGCGGAGGAGATGA
- the LOC132340461 gene encoding uncharacterized protein LOC132340461 has translation MLPVSTLRLYWDLEEFTRALWDTRDCTDDSWWHCNVTSDDDDPVTSLSQALATYKSAPWTPRNHMTMVASKWQGEVVTEAATEAVTATTRARELQDEAARYWIDQEIMMELGLAMDWIEWAVMDTEHEAQVRRDAREAASWATRATMVRQQVEVALGLLERLVAACDEDTAFPRELQLRIGDIGAALEGTNEASPNVPEDLVAKVAEAERLWEANARLAKDHLVGTLQDIIDCYFGCVPNNPHCHRVAEWCQRAIEDIPRLLRPPERPQSVPKVSPVSMELQKLSLALLQPQVTVVAILGELLATLPSQDEMILLLMAPRWLYWDLVDFTTEFQTTQYCFDDTWWHNVISDDDDPVTSLSQGLAACRSTPWTTRMRVTMVARKWQRLVAVLVDRWAELARKATKLRNTCRKVVNEAAYRVTAFTAQGRDLQDEAARDGTAQENMVELGQALGGEEGAEVLAGQEDQVRTDAWVAASKATMATKVRQRVETALGLLEHLVAVCDEATAFPRELQLRVGDIEATLKEINEASPNVPEALVAKVAMAERLWEANARLIKDQLVGTLDDIIDFLFTGDSASLSACEVAERCQSAIEDIPRLLQPLEHPQSVPKVSPGSMEPQELTPSLLRPQVTVVAIVGELLATLPWRDEEMLPKSPECLCWDLICFTQELQATLHRIDDTWRRQNVTSVDDDPLTSGDDDPLTSDDDDPPTSLSQPLAACKSTPGTTWDHVTMAASKWHRSVSVLVNSWARLARKATKLRNACKRAVNEAAYRVAAFTAWERDLQDKAARYWTAQEDILELSQALGREEGAKVVARREAQVREEAMEAANEARRATMVRQRMEVALGLLERLVATCDEATAFPRELQRLLRNIEAPLEGTNEGSPNVPEALVAKVALAKLLWEANIRVVKNHLVGTVEYIIKFYFFGHRTGPSTCVVAERCQRATEDITRLLRPQERPQGVHKVSPVTMELQELQALVAVVATLGELVATVTGPHRAKCLHKSPDSLQEDLRRFTRSLHAILDHGSCESCSQCLVGVGGQARGQLGRLAREATELRDNHRKMVTEQQMMVTLDKEEVAWEMATHDAQVVSATNEAMAEAGVATRRGHWVVMALGLLQRLVATCDRATLFNWIMECQLKDIEAILKGINEVSPEVLQTLVAKVAEFERLWGASTRLAKDHLLGALGDIHDLLLSPCGDHGGPGGPSSRAVAERCQRAIEDIPRLLLGQ, from the exons ATGCTGCCTGTGTCCACATTGCGTCTGTACTGGGACCTGGAGGAATTCACCAGGGCCCTCTGGGACACCCGGGACTGCACTGATGACTCCTGGTGGCACTGCAATGTCACCTCTGATGATGATgaccctgtcacctccctgagccaggcCCTGGCCACCTACAAGAGTGCCCCATGGACCCCCCGGAACCACATGACAATGGTGGCCAGCAAGTGGCAGGG ggaggtggtCACTGAGGCAGCCACTGAGGCGGTCACCGCCACCacccgggccagggagctgcaggacgaGGCTGCCCGTTATTGGATAGATCAGGAAATCATGATGGAGCTGGGTCTGGCCATGGACTGGATTGAGTGGGCTGTGATGGACACAGAGCATGAGGCGCAGGTGAGGAGAGATGCCAGGgaggctgccagctgggcaaCAAGGGCCACCATGGTGAGACAGCAggtggaggtggccctggggctgctggagcgcttGGTGGCCGCGTGTGACGAAGACACCGCCttcccccgggagctgcagctcaggattggggacattggggccGCCCTGGAGGGGACAAATGAGGcatcccccaatgtccctgaggacttggtggccaaggtggccgaGGCCGAGcggctgtgggaggccaacgCCCGCCTGGCCAAGGATCACCTGGTGGGGACGCTTCAAGACATCATCGACTGCTACTTCGGCTGTGTTCCCAACAACCCCCATTGCCACAGGGTGGCTGAGTGGTGCCAAAGagccatcgaggacatcccaaggctccTTCGACCCCCAGAGcgtccccagagtgtccccaaggtgtccccagtgagCATGGAACTCCAAAAG ctgtccctggccctgctgcagccacaggtcacCGTGGTGGCCATCCTAGGCgagctgctggccaccctgccTAGTCAGGACGAGATGATACTGTTACTTATGGCCCCAAGATGGCTGTACTGGGACCTGGTGGACTTCACCACGGAGTTCCAGACCACCCAGTACTGCTTTGATGACACCTGGTGGCACAATGTCATCTCCGATGATGATGAtcctgtcacctccctgagccagggcctGGCCGCCTGCAGGAGCACCCCATGGACCACCCGGATGCGTGTGACAATGGTGGCCAGGAAGTGGCAGCGGTTGGTAGCTGTGCTTGTGGACAGGTGGGCCGAGCTGGCCAGGAAGGCCACCAAGCTCCGCAACACCTGCAGGAAGGTGGTCAATGAGGCGGCCTACAGGGTGACCGCCttcactgcccagggaagggaccTGCAGGACGAGGCTGCCCGTGATGGGACAGCTCAAGAAAACATGgtggagctgggtcaggcccTGGGCGGGGAGGAGGGGGCCGAGGTGCTGGCCGGGCAGGAAGACCAGGTGAGGACAGATGCCTGGGTGGCTGCCAGCAAGGCAACAATGGCCACCAAGGTGAGACAGCGGGTGGAGacggccctggggctgctggagcacttggTGGCTGTGTGTGACGAAGCCACTGCCttcccccgggagctgcagctcagggttggggacattgaggcCACCCTGAAAGAGATAAATGAGGCATCCCCCAATGTTCCCgaggccttggtggccaaggtggccatGGCTGAGCGGCTGTGGGAGGCCAATGCTCGCCTGATCAAGGATCAGCTGGTGGGGACACTTGATGACATCATTGATTTCTTGTTCACTGGTGATTCTGCCAGCCTCAGTGCCTGTGAGGTGGCCGAGCGGTGCCAGAGCGCCATcgaggacatcccaaggctccTTCAAcccctggagcatccccagagcgtccccaaggtgtccccagggagcaTGGAGCCCCAAGAG ctgacCCCGtccctgctgaggccacaggTCACCGTGGTGGCCATCGTGGGTgagctgctggccaccctgccctggcGGGACGAGGAGATGCTGCCCAAATCCCcggagtgcctgtgctgggacctGATTTGCTTCACCCAGGAGCTCCAGGCCACCCTGCACCGCATTGATGACACCTGGAGGCGCCAAAATGTCACCTCCGTTGATGATGACCCTCTCACCTCTGGTGATGATGATCCTCTCACTTCCGATGATGATgaccctcccacctccctgagccagcCCCTGGCCGCCTGCAAGAGCACCCCAGGGACTACGTGGGACCATGTGACAATGGCAGCCAGCAAGTGGCACAGGTCAGTGTCTGTGCTTGTGAACAGCTGGGCCCGGCTGGCCAGGAAGGCCACCAAGCTCCGCAATGCCTGCAAGAGGGCGGTCAATGAGGCAGCCTACAGGGTGGCCGCCTTCACCGCCTGGGAGAGGGACCTGCAGGACAAAGCTGCCCGTTATTGGACCGCTCAGGAAGACATTCTGGAGCTGAGTcaggccctgggcagggaggagggggccAAGGTGGTGGCCAGGCGTGAAGCCCAGGTGAGGGAAGAGGCCATGGAGGCTGCCAACGAGGCAAGAAGGGCCACCATGGTGAGACAGAGGatggaggtggccctggggctgctggagcgcttGGTGGCCACGTGTGACGAAGCCACCGCCttcccccgggagctgcagcgccTGCTCAGGAACATCGAGGCCCCCCTGGAGGGGACAAATGAGGggtcccccaatgtccccgaggccttggtggccaaggtggcccTTGCCAAGCTTCTGTGGGAGGCCAACATCCGTGTGGTTAAGAATCACCTGGTGGGGACAGTTGAATACATCATCAAGTTCTATTTCTTTGGTCATCGCACTGGTCCCAGTACCTGTGTTGTGGCTGAGCGGTGCCAAAGAGCCACCGAGGACATCACAAGGCTCCTTCGACCCCAGGAGCGTCCCCAAGGTGTCCacaaggtgtccccagtgacCATGGAGCTCCAAGAG ctgcaggcacttGTGGCCGTGGTGGCCACCCTGGGAGAGCTGGTGGCTACCGTGACTGGGCCACACAGAGCCAAGTGCCTGCACAAGTCCCCAGACTCCCTGCAAGAGGACCTGAGGAGATTCACCCGGAGCCTTCATGCGATCCTGGACCACggcagt tgtgagagctgcagccagtgcctggTGGGAGTTGGTGGCCAGGCTCGTGGACAGCTGGGACGGCTGGCCAGGGAGGCCACCGAGCTCCGTGACAACCACAGGAAGATGGTCACGGAGCAGCAGATGATGGTGACCCTGGACAAGGAAGAGGTGGCCTGGGAAATGGCCACGCACGATGCCCAGGTGGTGTCAGCCACCAATGAGGCCATGGCAGAGGCTGGGGTGGCCACCAGGAGAGGACATTGGGTAGTgatggccctggggctgctgcagcgcTTGGTGGCCACGTGTGACAGAGCCACCTTGTTCAACTGGATCATGGAGTGCCAGCTCAAGGACATCGAGGCCATCCTGAAGGGGATAAATGAGGTGTCCCCTGAAGTCCTGCAGACCTTGGTTGCCAAAGTGGCCGAGTTTGAGCGGCTATGGGGGGCCAGCACCCGCCTGGCCAAGGATCACCTCTTGGGCGCACTTGGAGACATCCACGACCTCCTCTTGAGTCCCTGTGGTGAccatggtggccctggtggccccagCAGCCGTGCGGTGGCCGAGCGGTGCCAAAGAGCCATtgaggacatcccaaggctgctgctgggacagtga
- the LOC132340610 gene encoding class II histocompatibility antigen, B-L beta chain-like, which yields MGKSECHFINSTEKMRFVASAPQRFHLAGTPLSSQPGPSRLLRSVMDFYPARIQVRWFQGQQELSEHVVATDMLPNGDWTYQLLVLLETPARRGLTYTCQRCRRTPPAARC from the exons ATGGGAAAGTCCGAGTGTCATTTCATTAACAGTACGGAGAAGATGAGGTTCGTGGCGAG tgccccccagcgTTTCCATCTCGCTGGCACCCCCTTGAGCTCCCAGCCCGGCCCCAGCCGCCTGCTCCGCTCCGTCATGGATTTCTACCCTGCCCGCATCCAGGTGAGGTggttccagggccagcaggagctctcGGAGCACGTGGTGGCCACCGACATGCTCCCCAACGGGGACTGGACCTaccagctgctggtgctgctggaaacCCCGGCCCGGCGCGGGCTCACCTACACCTGCCAG AGATGCCGCCGGACGCCACCCGCAGCAAGATGCTGA